In a genomic window of Amphiprion ocellaris isolate individual 3 ecotype Okinawa chromosome 11, ASM2253959v1, whole genome shotgun sequence:
- the LOC129350081 gene encoding uncharacterized protein LOC129350081, producing MTLCSLNIFIIVTVYLGIIFNPSHGFNVTQPVNRTVNPDQSALISCEHDQQADVVVEDVRLYSKLPMGKSSILCQKEKKDCKNIVMYRESDKKFTFILLNIGPEEMKMTYECEMTLKIGDIDDTEKGTPTRLLPGQKEAEERCRPSSNPPLTHQPQPQSDLVRWILIGLLTLTLLYSCVITSFYIRLMKSDDREECENSTYVEMRTAPRQRNADFSAYSG from the exons ATGACTTTATGCAGCTTGAACATCTTTATCATCGTCACGGTTTATCTTGGCATCATCTTCAACCCAAGTCATG GTTTCAACGTGACCCAACCAGTGAATCGGACTGTGAACCCAGATCAGTCGGCTCTGATCAGCTGTGAACACGACCAACAAGCCGATGTTGTTGTTGAAGACGTTCGACTCTACAGCAAATTACC AATGGGAAAATCTTCGATCCTCtgccagaaagagaagaaagactGCAAGAACATCGTCATGTATCGTGAGAGCGACAAAAAGTTCACCTTCATCCTTCTCAACATCGGACCAGAGGAGATGAAGATGACCTATGAGTGCGAGATGACGCTGAAAATAGGTGATATAGATGATACGGAGAAAGGAACACCGACCCGACTACTGCCAG GTCAGAAGGAAGCTGAGGAGCGATGCAGGCCTTCCTCCAACCCTCCCCTCACCCATCAGCCTCAGCCTCAGTCTGATCTGGTCCGGTGGATTCTGATTGGTCTGCTGACCCTGACGTTGCTGTACAGCTGTGTCATCACGTCCTTCTACATCAGACTCATG AAAAGTGACGACAGAGAGGAGTGTGAGAACTCCACCTATGTGGAAATGAGGACAGCTCCTCGTCAAAGGAATGCAGATTTCAGTGCTTACAGCGGGTAG
- the LOC111582825 gene encoding trace amine-associated receptor 13c-like: protein MSVMEEPELCFPQLFNSSCRRMKRSHSEAMLVHILLSCISLLTVILNLLVIISISHFRKLHTPTNLLLLSLAVSDVFVGLLMFFQIVLIDGCWFLGDFMCTLYQYLAYIITSASIGTMVMISIDRYVAVCYPLHYCIQITQQRVQICVCLCWISSAIFQTLVLKDALKQPGRYNSCVGECAIVTDYISGLADVIFSFIVPITIIIVLYVRVFVVAVSQAHAMHSQLVPTKHSVTATVQKSELKAARTLGVVVVVFIICMCPYYCVALTGQETLLNSKSTAFVICLFYFNSCLNPIIYAFLYPWFRRSVKLIVTLQILQPASREAKML, encoded by the exons ATGTCAGTGATGGAGGAACCTGAACTCTGCTTTCCACAGCTCTTCAACTCCTCCTGCAGGAGGATGAAGCGTTCTCACTCTGAAGCAATGCTGGTTCACATCCTGCTGTCCTGCATCTCTCTACTCACTGTGATTCTCAACCTCCTGGTCATCATCTCCATCTCACACTTCAG GAAGCTCCACACTCCCaccaacctcctcctcctctctctggctGTTTCTGATGTCTTCGTGGGTCTCCTCATGTTCTTTCAAATTGTGCTTATAGACGGCTGCTGGTTCCTCGGTGACTTCATGTGCACTCTGTATCAGTATCTAGCATACATCATCACCTCAGCCTCAATAGGAACCATGGTGATGATATCGATTGACCGCTACGTGGCCGTTTGTTACCCTCTGCATTACTGTATTCAAATCACACAACAAAGAGTtcaaatctgtgtgtgtctgtgctggaTCAGTTCTGCAATCTTTCAAACTCTGGTTCTGAAGGACGCCCTGAAGCAGCCAGGCAGGTACAACTCCTGTGTTGGAGAGTGTGCCATTGTCACTGACTACATTAGTGGACTTGCAGatgttattttttccttcattgtTCCTATTACAATCATCATAGTTCTGTATGTGAGAGTGTTTGTGGTGGCTGTGTCTCAGGCTCATGCCATGCATTCTCAGCTTGTACCAACCAAGCACTCAGTTACAGCAACTGTTCAGAAATCTGAACTGAAAGCAGCCAGGACTCTTGgtgttgttgtagttgtgtttATAATATGTATGTGCCCATATTACTGTGTTGCCCTCACAGGCCAAGAAACGCTTCTCAATAGTAAATCTACTGCCTTTGTGATATGTCTGTTCTACTTTAACTCCTGTCTGAACCCCATCATCTACGCCTTCTTGTACCCCTGGTTCAGAAGATCAGTCAAGCTCATTGTTACACTTCAGATACTGCAGCCTGCCTCCCGTGAGGCCAAGATGCTGTAG